A genomic segment from Lutibacter sp. A80 encodes:
- the lptC gene encoding LPS export ABC transporter periplasmic protein LptC, producing MTRSIVYKIKNIAIVFSVAMFFSCTNSAKEVRDFLADKNLPIGEAENINLKHTDSGSVDIKMKAPLMLDFANREAHPYSEFPKGIFITTIEKNGDSTTIQGNYAKTYSKTAVSEIKGDVVIINYAKNNKLETTEVFWDQKTHYFFTEKRFVFYTATDTIYGTGFEASEDLKLWWVKNQSGVIQIKD from the coding sequence ATGACAAGATCAATTGTATATAAAATTAAAAACATTGCTATTGTATTTTCAGTAGCAATGTTTTTTTCATGTACTAATAGTGCTAAAGAAGTAAGAGATTTTTTAGCAGATAAAAACCTGCCAATTGGCGAAGCTGAAAATATAAATTTAAAGCATACCGACTCTGGTAGTGTAGATATTAAAATGAAAGCTCCTTTAATGTTAGATTTTGCTAATAGGGAAGCGCATCCATATTCAGAATTTCCAAAAGGTATTTTTATAACTACAATTGAAAAAAATGGAGACTCTACTACAATACAAGGTAATTATGCTAAAACATATAGCAAAACCGCTGTTTCTGAAATAAAAGGAGATGTAGTAATTATTAACTATGCTAAAAATAATAAATTAGAAACAACAGAGGTTTTTTGGGATCAAAAAACACATTATTTTTTTACTGAAAAAAGATTTGTGTTTTATACTGCAACAGATACAATATATGGAACAGGGTTTGAAGCTTCTGAAGATCTTAAATTGTGGTGGGTTAAAAATCAAAGTGGAGTTATACAAATTAAAGACTAA